The Vicia villosa cultivar HV-30 ecotype Madison, WI linkage group LG1, Vvil1.0, whole genome shotgun sequence genome includes a region encoding these proteins:
- the LOC131644854 gene encoding fasciclin-like arabinogalactan protein 12: MKQIIFFSVLVLSAHIFFITTKAQSPAAAPKPPAKPAPATPAPAAAPAKPLVPSLPQSPSSDSSSGQDIIKILRKAKSFNTLIRLLKTTQIINQINAQLVTTKSGGLTILAPDDGAFSQLKAGYFNSLGERQQKELIQFHVLPVYVSSTNFDSLSNPVLTLASDSPSGYQMNVTAYGNNVNISTGSVNATLTGIVYSDKTLAIYHVDKVLVPLDFSKPKALAPAPTIAKAPKGAKDSSSDDDQGETTKATSGAINLISLHGTMSVSLFIGLVAAMTIPR; this comes from the coding sequence ATGAAGCAAATCATCTTCTTTTCTGTCTTAGTACTATCTGCTCATATATTTTTCATCACTACTAAAGCTCAATCACCTGCAGCAGCACCTAAACCTCCAGCAAAACCTGCCCCTGCCACACCAGCTCCAGCTGCAGCACCAGCAAAACCATTAGTCCCTTCATTACCTCAATCACCCTCGTCTGATTCTTCGTCTGGTCAAGACATTATCAAAATCCTAAGGAAAGCTAAATCATTCAACACGCTGATCCGGTTGTTGAAAACCACACAAATCATTAACCAAATCAACGCGCAACTAGTAACAACAAAATCCGGCGGTTTAACCATTCTTGCACCTGATGATGGTGCTTTTTCGCAGCTCAAAGCTGGATACTTCAATTCTCTTGGTGAACGCCAACAGAAAGAACTTATACAGTTTCATGTTCTTCCTGTTTATGTCTCAAGCACAAACTTTGATTCACTAAGTAACCCTGTGCTCACTCTTGCTAGCGATAGCCCTTCTGGTTATCAAATGAATGTGACTGCTTATGGAAACAATGTGAATATTTCAACTGGTTCTGTTAATGCTACACTCACAGGGATTGTGTATTCTGATAAGACACTTGCTATATATCATGTTGATAAGGTGCTTGTTCCTCTGGATTTCTCTAAACCTAAAGCTCTAGCTCCTGCTCCTACTATAGCAAAAGCACCTAAGGGTGCTAAGGATTCATCTTCAGATGATGATCAGGGTGAGACAACTAAAGCTACTTCTGGTGCTATCAATTTGATTAGCCTTCATGGAACAATGTCTGTGTCTCTTTTTATTGGTTTAGTTGCAGCTATGACTATCCCCCGTTGA
- the LOC131644853 gene encoding protein STICHEL-like 3, with the protein MTRAIRNRVLKDANGDISDHLRNHIHLTNCIHLKNHMHKNSPIIADRSIMRDLVVLQRSRSLRDPSASPPSWHSPSVVDLLFKRGENDGVNQGGRRSVGVDSRKEGRRLSGIGNSPPVVSKGTARVAPGEASKGNDAVPAVTSERSSRSGIGDGRRVGREESGRKSNRPDYLAVISQEQLLDEAGISLAEDIVSRHSQSLERKSRQRGKNAREVKTLSEQLNDVPLESDDLASSNIHFRARFPRQEKIVEAQQASMRSHGNGMNRTKRRKFRSARRARVATTSRDIGAENELSVASNSFAEGSTHQKYHSEEVNDYANDNVTRAPKNGCGMPWNWSRIHHRGKSFLDIAGRSLSCGLSDSRLKKGTSLASNGRNISVMPVAADGSSSCTNSEAEALPLLVDASGSHGSTENACWGRDYSGELCIYGDNLLKQDIDSDLASEARSGSQHNKLRRNHRSRHQSLTQKYIPRTFRDIVGQNLVAQALSNAVMRRKVGLLYVFYGPHGTGKTSCARIFARALNCSSIEHPKPCGFCNYCVAHDMGKSRNIKEVGPVSNFDFENIMDLLDNMTVSHLPSQYRVFIFDDCDTLSADCWNAISKVIDRALRRVVFILVSTSLDVLPHIIISRCQKFFFPKLKDSDIVNTLQWIATKEGLDIDKDALKLIASRSDGSLRDAEMTLEQLSLLGQRISVPLVQELVGLISDEKLVDLLDLALSADTVNTVKNLRVIMEAGVEPLALMSQLATVITDILAGTYDFAKERRRRKFFRRQPLLKEDMEKLRQALKTLSEAEKQLRMSNDKLTWLTAALLQLAPDQQYGLPTSSDNSFHHSPFALNNGNVKEATRNTGNPVEIPNRTRRKSMDARTENSNAGNSTDRRHSVSGFAPQHTCSHSTDKTRINERQNLDKNRKEIEEIWLEVLERINYSGLKEFLYKAGKLIFISFGAAPTVQLMFNSQLSKSTAEKFTGFILQAFESVLGSSVTIEIRCESNEDADSPLVLPAINDGTSQIRDLIDVGTEKRRGEIVEEDEEASHMEHKNIGQQGMGQVSTSQKTPSVVSHSQSRSLVRSKVSLAHVIQQAESQRSGWSKRKAVSIAEKLEQENLRLEPRSRSLLGWRASRATRRKLSRLKIRTRKTRALLNLVSCGQCLSTKSPRSQPTSYFFMFK; encoded by the exons ATGACTAGGGCTATTCGGAATAGGGTACTGAAAGACGCTAATGGTGATATTAGTGATCATTTACGGAACCATATTCATTTAACAAATTGTATTCACTTGAAGAACCATATGCATAAAAACAGTCCAATAATTGCTGATAGGTCTATTATGAGAGACCTTGTTGTGCTTCAAAGATCGCGGTCTCTTCGGGATCCTTCTGCGAGTCCTCCGTCGTGGCATTCTCCTTCTGTGGTTGACTTGCTTTTTAAAAGAGGAGAAAATGATGGTGTGAATCAAGGGGGGAGAAGGTCGGTGGGTGTTGATAGTCGGAAGGAAGGTAGGAGGTTGTCTGGAATTGGAAACTCGCCACCGGTGGTGAGTAAAGGTACGGCAAGAGTTGCTCCGGGTGAGGCTAGTAAGGGTAATGATGCAGTGCCCGCGGTAACTAGTGAACGAAGTAGTAGGAGTGGGATCGGGGATGGGAGGAGAGTTGGGAGAGAAGAATCTGGGAGGAAGAGTAATAGGCCTGATTATTTGGCAGTTATCAGTCAAGAGCAACTTCTTGATGAGGCCGGCATAAGTTTGGCTGAAGATATTGTTTCGAGGCACTCTCAATCTTTGGAGAGAAAGAGTAGACAGCGGGGAAAGAATGCTCGAGAAGTTAAGACTCTTTCTGAACAGCTGAATGATGTTCCTTTGGAAAGTGATGATTTAGCATCATCGAACATTCATTTTCGGGCAAGGTTTCCGAGACAAGAGAAAATTGTTGAGGCACAACAAGCCAGCATGCGCAGTCATGGAAATGGAATGAATAGGACAAAAAGGCGCAAATTCCGAAGTGCGAGGAGAGCTCGGGTTGCTACAACGTCAAGAGATATTGGAGCCGAGAATGAATTGTCTGTGGCTTCAAACTCATTCGCCGAGGGTTCAACTCACCAGAAATATCACTCGGAGGAGGTCAATGATTATGCAAATGATAATGTTACTAGAGCACCCAAAAATGGGTGTGGCATGCCTTGGAATTGGTCCAGAATTCATCATAGAGGTAAATCTTTCCTTGACATTGCTGGAAGAAGTTTGTCCTGTGGTTTATCTGACTCAAGGTTAAAGAAAGGGACGTCTTTAGCTTCAAATGGACGAAATATTTCTGTGATGCCTGTGGCAGCTGACGGCTCTAGCTCATGTACTAACTCTGAAGCAGAGGCACTACCTTTACTGGTTGACGCATCTGGATCTCATGGAAGCACGGAAAATGCTTGTTGGGGCCGTGATTACTCAGGCGAACTATGTATTTATGGCGACAATTTATTGAAACAAGATATCGATTCTGATCTTGCTTCTGAAGCTAGATCTGGTAGCCAACATAATAAGTTGAGACGGAATCATCGTAGTAGACACCAAAGTTTAACTCAAAAGTATATTCCACGAACCTTCAGAGATATCGTTGGACAGAATTTAGTGGCACAAGCTCTTTCGAATGCAGTGATGAGACGGAAAGTTGGATTGCTGTATGTGTTCTATGGTCCCCATGGCACCGGGAAAACTTCCTGTGCTCGCATATTTGCAAGAGCTTTGAATTGTAGTTCGATAGAACACCCAAAACCTTGTGGCTTTTGCAATTATTGCGTAGCACATGATATGGGAAAGAGTAGAAATATCAAGGAAGTTGGTCCAGTCAGTAATTTTGACTTTGAGAACATCATGGATCTACTCGATAATATGACTGTTTCCCATCTTCCGTCGCAGTACAGAGTGTTTATTTTCGATGATTGTGATACTCTATCGGCTGATTGTTGGAATGCTATATCCAAGGTCATTGATCGAGCTCTTAGACGTGTGGTTTTTATCCTTGTCAGTACTAGTCTTGATGTCTTGCCTCATATAATAATATCTAGGTGTCAAAAATTCTTTTTCCCAAAGTTGAAGGATTCGGATATTGTAAATACACTGCAGTGGATTGCAACCAAAGAAGGTCTCGATATTGATAAGGATGCCCTGAAACTCATCGCATCAAGGTCCGACGGATCGTTGAGAGACGCCGAGATGACACTTGAACAACTTAGTTTGCTTGGGCAGAGAATTTCCGTTCCtcttgttcaagaattg GTAGGGCTTATctctgatgaaaagttggtggATCTGCTTGATTTGGCATTATCTGCGGACACGGTAAACACTGTAAAAAATTTGAGAGTGATAATGGAAGCAGGAGTTGAACCATTAGCTTTGATGTCACAGCTTGCCACAGTAATTACAGATATACTTGCTGGGACCTATGATTTCGCTAAAGAAAGGCGAAGAAGGAAGTTCTTCCGAAGACAACCAT TGTTGAAAGAAGACATGGAAAAGCTTCGTCAAGCTCTGAAAACTTTATCTGAGGCGGAGAAGCAGTTAAGAATGTCTAATGACAAGCTAACCTGGTTGACAGCTGCGTTGCTTCAACTAGCTCCTGACCAGCAATACGGGTTACCGACTTCATCTGATAATAGTTTCCACCATAGTCCCTTCGCTCTAAATAATGGAAATGTAAAAGAAGCTACTAGAAACACCGGAAATCCTGTTGAAATTCCTAACAGAACAAGACGAAAATCAATGGATGCTAGAACGGAAAATTCGAACGCTGGAAATTCAACAGATAGAAGACATAGCGTTTCTGGTTTCGCTCCTCAACATACTTGTTCACATTCGACTGATAAGACTAGGATAAATGAAAGGCAGAATTTGGATAAAAACCGCAAAGAAATCGAAGAGATATGGTTAGAGGTGCTAGAGAGGATTAACTATTCTGGTCTCAAAGAGTTTTTGTATAAAGCAGGAAAGCTGATCTTCATTAGTTTCGGGGCAG CTCCAACTGTGCAACTAATGTTTAACTCTCAACTTTCAAAATCCACGGCTGAGAAGTTCACTGGTTTCATCTTACAAGCATTTGAATCTGTCCTCGGATCTTCCGTAACCATAGAAATTAGATGTGAATCGAATGAAGATGCAGACTCGCCTCTTGTATTGCCTGCTATCAATGACGGTACATCTCAGATACGAGACTTAATTGATGTGGGCACTGAGAAGAGAAGGGGTGAAATTgtagaagaagacgaagaagccTCTCATATGGAGCACAAGAATATTGGGCAGCAGGGTATGGGACAAGTGTCAACGTCTCAAAAAACACCGAGTGTTGTGTCACATAGTCAAAGTCGAAGTCTTGTAAGAAGTAAGGTATCTCTTGCTCATGTAATCCAGCAGGCAGAAAGTCAACGAAGTGGATGGTCAAAACGCAAAGCAGTTTCTATTGCTGAAAAGCTCGAACAAGAGAATCT GAGACTGGAGCCAAGATCAAGGAGCTTGCTAGGCTGGAGAGCATCTAGAGCAACTCGTCGGAAG CTATCGCGCTTGAAAATACGAACTCGAAAAACACGCGCGTTGCTGAATCTTGTCTCATGCGGGCAATGTCTCTCCACAAAATCTCCCAG ATCACAACCAACTTCTTATTTCTTCATGTTCAAGTAA